The proteins below are encoded in one region of Penicillium psychrofluorescens genome assembly, chromosome: 4:
- a CDS encoding uncharacterized protein (ID:PFLUO_006135-T1.cds;~source:funannotate) yields MCDSSFKASTLADLLIQQSTWTSGQKIDDLNTAGADFQHEMFHYINQGIVDKLTPGGNRAYGWANCALLASKSDEGVKSAQLYNADNYRLFALAVFFDRTWWNAQGQKY; encoded by the exons ATGTGCGACTCATCGTTCAAGGCTAGCACCCTCGCCGACCTATTGATCCAGCAATCAACATGGACAAGTGGGCAGAAGATAGACGACCTCAACACGGCAGGTGCGGATTTCCAGCATGAGATGTTCCATTACATCAACCAAGGAA TTGTCGACAAGTTGACCCCCGGGGGCAACCGTGCGTATGGGTGGGCCAATTGTGCCTTACTTGCCTCGAAGAGCGACGAAGGTGTTAAATCTGCCCAATTGTATAATGCAGACAACTACCGCTTATTTGCTCTGGCAGTATTCTTCGATCGCACCTGGTGGAATGCGCAAGGGCAGAAATATTGA
- a CDS encoding uncharacterized protein (ID:PFLUO_006136-T1.cds;~source:funannotate), whose translation MRALGYDDIEYSEARKFSIVEKALPKLREHDVLIKVKASGVCGTDLHIHDGEFGAQFPLVPGHETVGVIASFGSRVQGFKVGDRVVADNSELCGHCYYCRRGKELFCDNFIAHGVMVDGGFAEYAAYPAYRVFKFQKLSDVDATLLEPAACAAHGLDKIAPQMGSSVLLFGAGPTGLILAQLLRQNGGCHTVIAAPPGLKMELAKSLNAADEYVELPREAQAATTRMEKLRTDNPHGFDIVVEATGSARILEDAINFVTKGDGKRVNVDGIVNKTFKLEEWQACLDAMKNKSVVKAAIVFD comes from the exons ATGCGAGCGCTGG GGTATGATGATATAGAGTACAGTGAGGCTCGAAAGTTCAGCATTGTTGAGAAGGCCCTTCCAAAACTTCGGGAGCACGATGTCTTG ATTAAAGTGAAGGCATCTGGGGTGTGTGGCACAGACCTACACATCCACGATGGTGAATTTGGAGCTCAG TTTCCTCTTGTCCCCGGCCATGAAACCGTGGGTGTAATAGCATCATTTGGCAGCCGTGTTCAGGGTTTCAAGGTCGGAGATCGCGTAGTGGCAGACAACTCCGAGTTGTGTGGACACTGTTACTACTGCCGTCGGGGCAAGGAGCTATTCTGCGACAACTTCATTGCCCATGGTGTTATGGTCGATGGAGGCTTTGCAGAGTATGCCGCATATCCGGCATACCGCGTGTTCAAGTTTCAGAAGTTGTCTGATGTGGATGCGACGCTGTTGGAACCTGCGGCTTGTGCGGCACATGGACTGGACAAGATCGCCCCTCAGATGGGATCAAGTGTGCTTTTATTCGGTGCGGGCCCGACGGGACTGATCTTGGCTCAGCTCCTTCGCCAAAATGGCGGCTGCCACACCGTAATTGCTGCACCCCCCGGCTTGAAGATGGAGCTTGCCAAGTCTCTTAACGCGGCTGATGAGTACGTGGAGCTCCCGCGTGAGGCACAAGCTGCGACTACCAGAATGGAAAAGCTTCGAACGGATAACCCACATGGGTTTGACATCGTTGTGGAAGCTACCGGCAGTGCGAGGATCCTGGAGGACGCCATAAACTTTGTGACAAAGGGTG ATGGAAAGCGGGTTAACGTTGATGGAATTGTCAACAAGACGTTCAAGCTGGAGGAATGGCAGGCATGCCTTGATGCAATGAAGAATAAGTCGGTGGTTAAAGCCGCAATTGTGTTCGATTAG
- a CDS encoding uncharacterized protein (ID:PFLUO_006137-T1.cds;~source:funannotate), with the protein MFKSGKPYFGLRGGWLTFWITLACGADMTLYGYDQGVFSGVVISQDFLRLHHLEGPSKTTLLGTVTAIYDVGCFFGSLFAYGLGERLGRRNTVLLGTTIMSIGALLQASSFSLGQMMTGRIIAGIGNVPWLPESPRWLIAHGRANEAVQIIADLEDKDSSDPFVQLQMSEIQYSVEYEQANSISFSDILRGRAHEKAGTKTVRRLILGMGAQAMQQFSGINVTSYYLPTVLTKSVGLDESLARLLTACNSVQYLLFSLIGIPNVERWGRRMLMMFGAAGMCFCYIFITALIRYNEMPGYAHREEVASASVAFFFLYYVFFGIGMQGVPWLYPTEINSLTMRTKGAALGAATNWIFNFMVVEITPVGIQNLGWRFYIVWIALNAGMVPAVYLFYPETAGRTLEDMDDYYRGNPPLLACLDKEAISSKRPKRYQTRDEHIIRTKEGGETAQHLETPEDVEA; encoded by the exons ATGTTCAAATCTGGAAAGCCATATTTCGgcctccgaggaggatggctAACTTTCTGGATCACGCTGGCCTGTGGTGCAGACATGACCCTCTACGGATATGACCAA GGAGTCTTCAGTGGAGTCGTGATCTCGCAAGACTTTCTTCGATTGCACCACCTTGAAGGACCATCAAAAACGACTTTGCTCGGCACAGTCACCGCCATCTATGATGTCGGCTGCTTTTTCGGCTCGTTGTTCGCCTACGGACTTGGAGAGCGGCTGGGCCGCAGAAACACCGTCTTGTTGggcaccaccatcatgtcAATTGGCGCTCTTCTACAGGCGTCATCCTTCAGCCTGGGCCAAATGATGACGGGTCGAATCATCGCAGGAATCGGCAATG TTCCATGGTTACCCGAGTCTCCTAG ATGGCTTATTGCCCATGGTCGTGCAAATGAGGCTGTACAAATTATTGCTGATCTTGAAGATAAAGACAGCAGCGATCCTTTTGTTCAGCTCCAAATGAGTGAGATCCAATACAGTGTGGAGTACGAGCAAGCAAATAGTATCAGCTTCAGCGACATTCTGCGTGGACGAGCCCATGAAAAAGCGGGCACAAAGACAGTTCGCCGTCTCATTCTTGGCATGGGCGCTCAGGCAATGCAACAATTCTCGGGAATCAATGTGACTTCCTACTATCTGCCAACTGTACTGACTAAGTCCGTGGGATTAGATGAGTCTTTGGCAAGGCTTCTCACAGCCTGCAATAGCGTTCAATATTTGCTGTTCTCCCTAATCGGCATTCCGAATGTCGAGCGATGGGGCCGTCGGATGCTTATGATGTTCGGCGCAGCAGGGATGTGCTTCTGCTACATCTTTATCACGGCTCTCATCCGGTATAATGAGATGCCTGGCTATGCTCACCGGGAGGAAGTGGCTTCGGCATCTGTGgcttttttcttcttgtattATGTTTTCTTCGGGATTGGCATGCAAGGTGTGCCATGGT TGTACCCTACTGAGATAAACTCTCTCACAATGCGGACAAAAGGCGCTGCCCTGGGAGCAGCTACAAACTGGATCTTCAATTTCATGGTTGTCGAGATTACTCCCGTCGGCATTCAGAATCTAGGCTGGCGCTTTTATATTGTATGGATCGCCTTGAACGCGGGTATGGTACCTGCGGTTTATCTCTTTTATCCGGAGACAGCCGGCCGCACtttggaggacatggatgacTACTATCGCGGCAATCCTCCTCTCTTGGCATGTCTTGACAAGGAAGCAATCTCTAGCAAGCGTCCCAAGAGATACCAAACTCGAGATGAGCACATCATTCGGACcaaggaaggaggagagacgGCGCAGCATCTGGAAACTCCGGAAGATGTCGAGGCTTGA
- a CDS encoding uncharacterized protein (ID:PFLUO_006138-T1.cds;~source:funannotate), which yields MPNKEEAALQYYYQTLHYVQRAMQYSGYKTSLELLATTLIISAYEMLDNSTNDWERHLEGVFLIQRSQTIHGESGGLHSAVWWAWLCQDIWAAFREKRKTLTFWVPQKPLSALLPHELATRSIYITAKVVSYCADAATEENILRRIDEAVSLRKMLDDWQRHLTIEFSPLPLGSSEHSSCFRPIWIRPSAFGKDETSTLQ from the coding sequence ATGCCCAACAAAGAGGAAGCTGCGCTCCAATATTACTATCAAACTCTCCACTACGTGCAAAGAGCCATGCAATATTCTGGTTACAAGACAAGTCTGGAGCTGCTTGCAACCACTCTGATCATTTCCGCTTACGAGATGCTCGACAATTCTACTAATGACTGGGAGAGGCATCTTGAAGGAGTTTTCTTGATCCAGAGGTCTCAGACCATCCATGGAGAGTCTGGTGGACTGCATTCGGCCGTGTGGTGGGCATGGCTCTGTCAGGACATCTGGGCGGCTTTCCGCGAGAAACGCAAGACTCTTACATTTTGGGTTCCGCAGAAGCCCCTTTCTGCATTATTACCGCACGAGCTCGCCACGCGCTCAATATACATTACTGCGAAGGTGGTTAGCTACTGCGCTGATGCCGCAACCGAAGAAAATATCCTGCGTCGAATTGACGAGGCAGTAAGCCTTCGCAAGATGCTGGACGACTGGCAACGACATCTGACGATTGAGTTCTCCCCGTTGCCGCTCGGCTCAAGTGAACATTCATCGTGTTTTCGACCGATCTGGATCCGCCCATCTGCATTCGGTAAGGATGAGACATCGACTCTTCAGTAA
- a CDS encoding uncharacterized protein (ID:PFLUO_006139-T1.cds;~source:funannotate): MSWKDSNCHKRILREAEAGRYGVIAAIAYNIEQVLGLVRAAETARSPLIVQFFPWAIEATDGLLVRTAADAAKRASVPISIHLDHAQSEAIIKRAADLPFDSIMVDMSHYEKDVNLKLTRELVKYCNEREKATEAEPGRIEGGEDGVMDTAGLESCMTTAEEVDEFVDTGVDVIAPAFGNVHGEYGPRGPQLDFERFEKVRIQANGRINLALHGTNGFAPELMERCVAAGVTKINVNRLVLDDYYGHLRENVGKMPHTQLIEEGIQKVTDLTMKWMEICGSAGKA, encoded by the exons ATGTCCTGGAAAGACTCAAACTGCCATAAGCGCATTCTCCGCGAGGCCGAAGCCGGCCGCTACGGcgtcatcgccgccatcgcctACAACATCGAGCAAGTTTTGGGCCTGGTCCGAGCTGCGGAGACTGCTCGCTCACCGTTAATCGTTCAGTTCTTTCCTTGGGCCATCGAAGCCACCGATGGCTTGTTGGTGCGTACCGCTGCCGACGCCGCCAAGCGCGCGAGCGTGCCCATCAGTATTCACCTCGATCATGCTCAATCGGAAGCTATCATCAagcgagcagcagatcttCCTTTCGACAGTATTATGGTTGACATGTCACACTACGAGAAGGATGTTAACTTGAAGTTGACCCGCGAGCTGGTAAAATATTGCAACGAGCGCGAGAAAGCTACCGAGGCCGAGCCAGGTCGTattgaaggaggagaggacGGAGTCATGGACACTGCGGGACTGGAATCATGCATGACGAccgccgaggaagtggaCGAGTTTGTCGACACGGGTGTAGATGTGATTGCCCCTGCATTTGGCAATGTCCATGGTGAATATGGCCCGCGCGGCCCACAATTGGATTTCGAAAG ATTTGAGAAGGTTCGCATCCAAGCAAATGGCCGTATTAATTTGGCTCTACACGGCACCAACGGATTTGCCCCAGAGCTGATGGAGCGCTGTGTGGCTGCTGGTGTCACCAAAATCAACGTGAACCGGTTGGTTTTGGATGACTACTACGGTCACCTCCGAGAAAACGTGGGCAAGATGCCGCACACTCAGCTTATCGAGGAGGGTATCCAAAAAGTGACGGATCTGACCATGAAATGGATGGAGATCTGCGGGTCCGCGGGCAAAGCATGA
- a CDS encoding uncharacterized protein (ID:PFLUO_006140-T1.cds;~source:funannotate) produces MAALPAWNLLKGKTAAITGGTTGIGRAIALAYIAQGCNVAVNHLGLPQDEVHRHSLLEEAKAIKNKAIKTGDILELPGDVTNPETGTNLIKEAESQWGKLDIFVANAGVFKQAEFLKIEPSLLDHSVDVNVKGCFYSCQAAARQMVKQGHGGSIIGISSVSALLGGGLQTHYTPTKAAILSMMQSMAIALGQHQIRCNALMPGTIATQLADHDMKNPTKKAALEARIPLGRIGNPEDMAGPAVFLACEEMSRYVNATGLLADGGMFSKLQ; encoded by the exons ATGGCTGCGCTGCCCGCCTGGAACCTGCTCAAAGGCAAGACCGCGGCCATCACTGGTGGCACCACTGGAATCGGTCGCGCGATTGCTTTGGCATATATCGCGCAAGGATGCAATGTCGCCGTCAACCACTTGGGTCTACCCCAGGATGAAGTGCATCGCCATAGTCTTCTCGAGGAGGCAAAGGCAATCAAAAACAAGGCTATCAAGACGGGCGATATTCTGGAGCTACCCGGCGACGTGACAAACCCCGAGACCGGCACCAACCTGATCAAAGAGGCTGAGTCTCAATGGGGCAAATTGGACATTTTTGTCGCCAATGCGGGTGTGTTCAAACAAGCGGAGTTTCTCAA GATCGAGCCATCCCTTCTTGATCACAGTGTCGATGTCAACGTCAAGGGCTGCTTCTATTCCTGCCAAGCCGCCGCTCGCCAGATGGTGAAACAGGGGCACGGCGGTTCGATCATTGGCATTTCCTCTGTCAGCGCCCTGCTCGGCGGTGGCTTACAGACCCATTACACACCTACGAAGGCCGCTATTCTCTCCATGATGCAGTCTATGGCGATTGCCCTTGGCCAACATCAGATCCGATGCAATGCACTGATGCCCGGCACTATTGCAACCCAGCTAGCCGACCACGATATGAAGAACCCTACCAAGAAAGCCGCTCTCGAGGCACGCATTCCCCTCGGTCGCATCGGCAACCCGGAAGATATGGCAGGCCCAGCAGTTTTCTTGGCTTGCGAGGAAATGAGCCGTTATGTGAATGCCACGGGATTACTGGCTGATGGTGGGATGTTCAGTAAATTACAGTAA
- a CDS encoding uncharacterized protein (ID:PFLUO_006141-T1.cds;~source:funannotate): protein MAPSEISERLATPQADTTPQTQVTLGGKIIAITGANRGIGLGIAECCLSNGAAKVYSIDIGETGEDFAAMSKRYPGQLFAVNANVTDESTITAAIDKIIEEAGALHGMVANAGRTHHKAALDFTKEEIENLFNVNLFGAFYSARAAARAFIKLGIKGSVVFTASMASYRPNKRVPSTPYGASKAGVRNMTHTLAMEWAQYNIRVNSVSPGLVKTAMTYWVPQQPDWEQQLKYYGGFPRLAEVQELGGAYVYLLSDAASYTTSIDIPVNGVIGIC from the exons ATGGCTCCCTCCGAGATCTCCGAGCGACTGGCTACGCCCCAGGCGGACACAACCCCTCAGACCCAAGTCACCCTTGGTGGAAAGATCATTGCTA TTACTGGCGCCAATCGCGGAATCGGTCTGGGTATCGCCGAGTGTTGCCTTTCCAATGGCGCGGCCAAGGTCTACTCCATTGATATAGGTGAAACCGGAGAGGATTTCGCTGCTATGTCCAAGCGCTACCCCGGCCAGCTCTTCGCTGTCAACGCTAATGTGACCGACGAATCCACTATCACCGCTGCGATTGATaagatcatcgaggaggccggTGCTTTGCACGGAATGGTGGCGAACGCCGGACGTACACACCATAAAGCTGCCCTCGACTTCACCaaagaggagattgagaacCTGTTCAATGTTAACCTCTTCGGGGCTTTCTACTCCGCACGCGCCGCTGCCCGTGCATTTATCAAGCTCGGAATCAAGGGATCTGTTGTCTTCACAGCATCAATGGCCTCTTACCGCCCCAATAAG CGCGTCCCCTCCACTCCCTACGGCGCCTCGAAGGCCGGCGTTCGCAACATGACCCACACTTTGGCAATGGAATGGGCACAGTACAACATCCGTGTCAACAGTGTATCCCCTGGCCTGGTCAAGACCGCCATGACTTACTGGGTGCCTCAGCAGCCGGATTGGGAACAGCAGCTCAAGTACTATGGTGGTTTTCCTCGGTTAGCTGAGGTACAGGAACTCGGCGGTGCCTACGTGTACCTTCTAAGCGACGCCGCCAGCTACACTACCTCCATTGACATCCCGGTTAACGGTGTTATTGGCA TTTGCTAA
- a CDS encoding uncharacterized protein (ID:PFLUO_006142-T1.cds;~source:funannotate), protein MITCLLEWLVLMNHSGYDQGMMGGVNDSRAYVHRMGLGYEKNGSITVSNTLLQGGIVSVYYLGTLFGCFLGGYVSDRFGRIKSLGFGAAWGIIGAALQCTAMNPTWMIVSRLINGIGTGVLNATVPVYGSEIADYETRGMFIAMEFTLNIVGVVIAYWLGFGLSYIDNGTSEFQWRFPIAFQIFMLLLLMVTCWAFPESPRWLCMMGRREEALYILKRLRGSENELAAILEMREIEAIVELERESGEDITYLHMLFGIGKENLHIARRVQLVIWLQILQSWSGIAGVTMYAPTIFKIAGFDSQKTMWISGLNNIFYAFATLICVFTLDRIGRRWTLWWGAAGQAIAMFAAGGLARGGLDHPNNQGPWGVGATSMVYLYTFVFGATWLTVPWLYPAEIFPLKVRAKGNAWGVVGWSLGNGSLTLALPYIFGSIGENTLHVFGAVNLISIPIVWALYPESSRRTLEEMDLLFAAKSPWVWAAESNFANLMIENPNLGVARQRDSIVGDAEKVWHAESEHEETVSSH, encoded by the exons ATGATTACATGCCTACTAGAATGGCTTGTGCTGATGAACCACTCAGGCTATGACCAGGGTATGATGGGCGGAGTCAACGACTCCCGGGCGTACGTGCACCGAATGGGATTGGGATACGAGAAGAATGGGTCAATCACTGTAAGCAACACTTTGCTGCAGGGAGGCATTGTCTCAGTTTACTATCTGGGGACTTTGTTTGGATGCTTCCTAGGTGGTTATGTCAGTGATCGATTCGGCCGAATCAAGTCCCTTGGTTTCGGTGCCGCCTGGGGGATAATTGGCGCCGCACTGCAGTGCACAGCAATGAACCCAACGTGGATGATCGTGTCTCGCCTAATTAACGGCATCGGAACCGGAGTGTTGAACGCTACTGTTCCCGTATATGGCTCTGAGATTGCCGATTACGAGACTCGTGGCATGTTCATCGCCATGGAATTCACGTTGAACATCGTTGGCGTGGTGATAGCTTACTGGCTGGGATTCGGGCTTAGCTACATTGACAATGGCACGTCTGAGTTCCAATGGCGATTCCCTATTGCGTTCCAGATTTTCATGCTGCTTCTACTCATGGTCACATGCTGGGCTTTCCCAGAGTCACCTCGTTGGCTCTGCATGATGGGCCGTCGGGAGGAAGCCCTTTATATCCTCAAGCGTCTTCGCGGGTCCGAGAACGAACTTGCTGCCATACTAGAGATGAGGGAGATTGAGGCAATTGTCGAGCTCGAGAGAGAATCAGGAGAAGATATCACTTATCTCCATATGCTCTTTGGCATTGGCAAGGAAAATTTGCATATTGCACGGCGTGTGCAGCTAGTGATCTGGCTTCAGATTCTGCAAAGCTGGTCGGGAATCGCTGGCGTCACCATGTACGCACCAA CTATCTTTAAAATCGCCGGATTCGATTCTCAGAAGACAATGTGGATTTCGGGATTGAACAACATTTTCTACGCTTTCGCAACCCTTATTTGTGTCTTCACCCTCGATCGCATTGGTCGCCGCTGGACCCTTTGGTGGGGAGCAGCAGGACAAGCAATTGCCATGTTTGCCGCAGGTGGTCTCGCTCGTGGTGGATTAGATCATCCCAACAACCAGGGGCCATGGGGTGTTGGAGCAACTTCCATGGTTTATCTATACACGTTTGTCTTCGGTGCTACCTGGCTAACTGTTCCGTGGCTGTACCCAGCAGAAATTTTCCCGCTTAAGGTGCGAGCTAAGGGAAATGCTTGGGGTGTTGTTGGCTGGAGTTTGGGCAATGG ATCACTAACCCTGGCTCTTCCCTACATTTTCGGCTCTATAGGTGAGAATACCCTGCATGTGTTCGGTGCTGTCAATCTCATTAGTATCCCGATCG TATGGGCTCTCTACCCTGAATCTAGCCGACGTACACTCGAGGAAATGGATCTGCTCTTTGCGGCCAAGTCTCCCTGGGTCTGGGCAGCCGAGTCAAACTTCGCAAACCTCATGATAGAGAACCCGAATCTCGGTGTCGCTCGTCAGCGAGACAGCATTGTCGGCGATGCTGAGAAGGTATGGCATGCCGAGTCTGAGCATGAAGAGACAGTTTCTAGCCATTAG
- a CDS encoding uncharacterized protein (ID:PFLUO_006143-T1.cds;~source:funannotate): MASLAAKATRTTVFRKSFLPFRQPSSRSLTTRATSYTLNTGAKIPALGFGTFQDPDSQEETVSRALQKGMRLIDTARVYNIEEEVGRAIKKSGVPREDIFLGTKLWCTDYHPDDVERALDDSLRDLDTPYVDLLLMHYPCTFKRGSDRFPRDADGGMVRGETTYIDTWKAMEKLTKTGKVKAIGVSNFSMGEIESLINESYTVPAVHQMESHPYLQQKGFNEWLQTKGIHVIQFSPLGNMNDFYRQTGWSKEIAHMMRIIDQPILKKIGQKYGKSAVQVVLAWGINSGRSVIPKSVIDWQIEENLEADFELQPEDMAQIATLDAKARFNDPSLDYGWRLYSDLEGIDGTVRGKTH; this comes from the exons ATGGCTTCTCTTGCAGCCAAAGCAACACGGACCACGGTGTTCAGGAAAtcatttcttccatttcgACAACcctcttctcgctctctgACCACTCGTGCAACCTCTTACACACTCAACACCGGCGCGAAGATCCCGGCGCTCGGATTTGGTACATTCCAAGACCCCGATTCTCAGGAAGAGACCGTGAGCCGGGCCTTGCAGAAGGGCATGCGCCTGATTGATACAGCTCGGGTTTACAACATAGAAGAGGAAGTCGGACGGGCCATCAAGAAGAGCGGTGTTCCTCGTGAAGACATTTTCCTTGGCACCAAGTTGTGGTGCACTGACTACCACCCCGATGATGTAGAGCGTGCCTTGGATGACTCTCTGCGAGATCTGGATACCCCATATGTTGACCTTTTGTTGATGCACTATCCATGCACTTTTAAACGTGGATCTGATAGATTTCCTCGGGATGCTGATGGTGGAATGGTTCGCGGCGAAACGACGTATATTGATACATGGAAAGCGATGGAAAAATTGACCAAAACTGGCAAGGTCAAGGCGATCGGAGTTTCGAATTTCAGCATGGGCGAAATTGAGTCCTTAATCAACGAGTCTTATACG GTGCCAGCTGTTCACCAAATGGAGTCCCATCCCTATTTACAGCAGAAAGGGTTCAACGAGTGGCTGCAGACAAAGGGAATCCACGTCATCCAGTTCAGCCCCCTGGGCAACATGAACGACTTCTACCGACAGACTGGATGGTCTAAGGAGATTGCGCACATGATGCGTATTATCGACCAGCCGATTCTAAAGAAGATTGGCCAGAAGTATGGTAAGAGCGCCGTGCAGGTTGTACTTGCATGGGGTATCAACAGCGGTCGCTCTGTCATTCCCAAGAGTGTTATCGACTGGCAGATTGAAGAGAACTTAGAGGCCGATTTCGAGTTACAGCCTGAGGACATGGCCCAGATCGCGACTCTGGATGCGAAGGCTCGCTTCAATGATCCCAGCTTGGACTACGGATGGCGTTTGTACAGTGACCTGGAAGGCATTGACGGCACTGTGAGAGGCAAAACCCACTAG
- a CDS encoding uncharacterized protein (ID:PFLUO_006144-T1.cds;~source:funannotate), giving the protein MELKNILILTLLYIAFRVYMSRNSGSSTSTEPHGKVTNVDNEAVFKALTSSGPVVVDFFATWCGPCKVAAPKVGELSEKYENVRFIQVDVDKVRSVAQQMVVTAMPTFVFMMDGKEVQRVRGADLKAMEKAIIDLDRKRSLDIPSEGKAA; this is encoded by the exons ATGGAGCTCAAGAACATTCTGATCCTCACACTTCTCTACATCG CATTCCGCGTCTACATGTCGCGGAACTCGGGTTCCTCCACGAGCACCGAGCCCCACGGGAAGGTGACCAACGTTGACAA CGAGGCTGTCTTCAAAGCcctcacctcctccggccCCGTTGTTGTCGACTTCTTCGCTACCTGGTGCGGCCCTTGCAAGGTCGCGGCCCCGAAAGTCGGCGAATTGAGCGAAAAGTACGAGAATGTCCGTTTTATCCAAGTCGACGTCGATAAAGTGCGTTCGGTGGCTCAGCAAATGGTTGTGACTGCGATGCCGACCTTTGTATtcatgatggatggaaagGAAGTCCAGCGGGTGCGTGGTGCTGATctcaaggccatggagaaagCAATTATCGACCTGGACCGTAAACGTTCCTTGGATATCCCCAGCGAAGGGAAGGCAGCTTAG
- a CDS encoding uncharacterized protein (ID:PFLUO_006145-T1.cds;~source:funannotate), whose amino-acid sequence MCGLTACVSLMDRTNISSAAIAGMNEDLQLNEGNRNSVVVLVFFITYVLGQVPATATVRKFGARWFLSTLVLLWGVTMIAFGFAHTWQQMTALRLLLGLFEGGFFPGIIFLLSTWYVRYELQKRYAGYYIIGMVASAFSGILSFGLIQMQGVGGLDGFRWIFIIEGILTCLVGCLCYSFLPDFPDFECKSTSRMSFLSHAECMFMIHRVQQDRGDQDVEEFRWVKFFAPALDLKVWAFALIFCAATAVCYSIAYFLPIILSGSLGFSVGASQCLVAPPYAFAGIVMAAEAWVGDRYHIRGPIIVVNCLMAICGLALMAYGQSAVVQFVGCFLLTAGGNSSIPCVITYQANNIRGQWSRAFSSASIVGFGGIGGIVGGLIFRTQDAPRYIPGTWASIGLMLLVIVLVAALSVYFHVQNRRADRGETVLEGYEGFRYTI is encoded by the coding sequence ATGTGCGGTCTCACAGCCTGCGTCAGTTTGATGGACCGAACGAATATCTCTAGCGCCGCAATTGCGGGTATGAACGAAGACCTGCAGTTAAACGAGGGCAACCGAAATTCGGTCGTGGTGCTcgtgttcttcatcacctATGTGCTTGGGCAAGTACCTGCCACAGCCACAGTGCGCAAATTCGGGGCAAGGTGGTTCTTATCTACCCTTGTCCTGTTGTGGGGAGTTACCATGATTGCCTTTGGCTTCGCGCATACCTGGCAACAGATGACAGCCCTTCGCTtgctcctcggcctttttgAAGGCGGGTTCTTCCCAggcatcatcttcctgcTTTCGACTTGGTATGTTCGGTACGAGTTACAAAAACGATATGCAGGATACTATATTATTGGAATGGTTGCATCGGCATTCTCCGGAATTCTCTCCTTCGGCCTGATCCAAATGCAAGGCGTTGGAGGCCTAGACGGCTTCCGCTGGATTTTCATCATTGAGGGGATTCTGACGTGCCTCGTGGGCTGTCTATGCTACTCCTTTCTGCCCGATTTTCCTGATTTTGAATGCAAGTCGACCTCCAGAATGAGTTTCCTCAGCCATGCTGAGTGCATGTTCATGATCCATCGTGTCCAACAAGATCGAGGCGACCAAGACGTAGAGGAATTTCGATGGGTCAAGTTCTTCGCGCCAGCTTTGGACTTGAAGGTCTGGGCGTTCGCCCTCATATTCTGCGCCGCCACAGCAGTGTGCTACTCCATCGCATACTTTCTTCCGATCATATTGTCGGGCAGCCTGGGGTTTAGTGTGGGCGCATCTCAGTGCCTAGTTGCACCTCCCTATGCCTTTGCCGGGATTGTGATGGCCGCAGAGGCCTGGGTTGGAGATCGTTACCACATCCGCGGTCCAATCATCGTGGTCAACTGCCTCATGGCTATCTGTGGGCTTGCCCTGATGGCCTATGGCCAGTCAGCCGTGGTGCAGTTTGTCGGTTGCTTCTTGCTTACGGCTGGAGGTAATTCGAGTATCCCATGCGTTATTACTTACCAGGCGAACAACATTAGAGGCCAGTGGAGCCGGGCTTTCTCCAGTGCCTCAATTGTTGGCTTCGGTGGTATTGGTGGAATTGTGGGCGGGCTTATATTTCGTACCCAGGATGCACCACGTTATATTCCTGGCACTTGGGCAAGTATTGGTCTGATGCTGCTGGTAATAGTACTTGTCGCTGCCCTCAGTGTCTACTTTCATGTACAAAACAGACGGGCAGACAGAGGGGAGACTGTTCTAGAGGGCTATGAAGGGTTTCGGTATACCATCTAG